The Caldicellulosiruptor changbaiensis genome has a segment encoding these proteins:
- a CDS encoding glycoside hydrolase family 130 protein, with the protein MLLLDKKNLTKILSRQSEPILEPELDGEINRHISNVVFSCGHVEFGDKVLVYYGGADTVVDVAKLDLKNIKFD; encoded by the coding sequence ATATTACTACTTGATAAGAAAAACCTTACAAAAATCTTATCTCGTCAGAGTGAGCCCATACTCGAACCTGAGCTTGATGGGGAGATAAATAGGCACATATCCAATGTTGTTTTCAGTTGTGGCCATGTTGAGTTTGGAGATAAAGTGTTGGTGTATTATGGGGGAGCAGATACAGTTGTAGATGTTGCAAAATTGGACCTTAAAAATATAAAATTTGACTAA
- a CDS encoding LacI family DNA-binding transcriptional regulator, with the protein MEINTKKRRKSVTLEDIARKLNISKNAVSLALANKPGVSEKTRQLVFQTAKELGYKFKEKEEQKGTIALIMTKNIIEDPYFFSAIVYSVENEIRKKGYNFSLYCITSEDEKSIDQILTSSSFEGIIIVSAINENMIKKIEEKKIPTVVIDNLVDSTCIDTVNTDNYRSTKAAIAYLIKQGFKHIGFIGDINHAISYRERWEGFMDAHEEFKIEIDKKVCKIEGFKDFSKNPEPEIQAFLKNLERMPQVFFCVNDLSTLLTANILKEMGFQIPKDISIVGFDDTELVKHFRPALSMIHIDRNYYGQRAVKQLLERIKYPNKPVEDVRIFCRLNIRKSIKAL; encoded by the coding sequence ATGGAGATAAATACAAAAAAGAGAAGGAAAAGTGTTACTCTTGAGGATATAGCCAGAAAACTTAATATTTCAAAAAATGCAGTTTCTCTTGCTCTGGCAAACAAGCCAGGTGTCTCTGAAAAGACAAGACAGCTTGTTTTTCAGACTGCAAAAGAGCTTGGCTATAAATTCAAAGAAAAAGAAGAACAAAAAGGGACAATAGCACTTATTATGACAAAAAATATTATTGAAGACCCGTACTTTTTCAGTGCGATAGTTTATTCAGTTGAAAATGAAATTAGGAAAAAGGGATACAATTTTAGTCTGTATTGCATAACAAGTGAAGATGAGAAGAGTATAGACCAGATTTTAACAAGTTCATCGTTTGAAGGGATTATAATTGTGTCTGCCATAAACGAGAATATGATCAAAAAAATTGAAGAAAAAAAGATTCCCACAGTTGTAATTGACAATTTAGTAGACAGTACCTGTATAGACACTGTAAACACAGACAATTACAGGTCTACAAAGGCAGCTATAGCGTATTTGATAAAGCAAGGATTTAAGCATATTGGTTTTATAGGAGACATTAATCACGCTATTAGTTATAGAGAAAGATGGGAAGGTTTTATGGATGCTCATGAAGAGTTTAAAATTGAGATTGACAAAAAAGTGTGTAAAATTGAAGGGTTCAAGGATTTTAGCAAAAATCCCGAACCGGAGATTCAGGCATTTTTAAAGAACTTGGAGAGAATGCCTCAGGTATTTTTTTGCGTAAATGATTTGTCTACATTGCTTACTGCTAACATACTGAAGGAAATGGGATTTCAGATTCCAAAAGATATTAGCATTGTTGGCTTTGATGATACTGAACTTGTGAAACACTTCAGACCAGCCCTTTCAATGATTCACATTGACAGAAATTATTATGGGCAAAGAGCGGTCAAGCAGCTACTTGAGAGAATAAAATATCCTAACAAACCAGTTGAAGATGT